The following are encoded in a window of Pseudomonas sp. St316 genomic DNA:
- a CDS encoding glycoside hydrolase family 68 protein, protein MKTNTEKFGTTPHQPSLWTRADALKVRADDPTTTQPLVSADFPVLNNDLFIWDTMPLRDLDGNVTSVDGWSVIFTLTADRHPNDPQYLDEDGNYDILRDWNDRHGRAKMYYWFSRTGKNWEFGGRVMAEGISPTAREWAGTPILLNDRGEVDLYYTAVTPGATIVKVRGRVVTTEHGVSMVGFEKVKPLFEADGNMYQTEAQNAFWGFRDPWPFRDPKDGKLYMLFEGNVAGERGSHKVGEAEIGDVPPGYEDVGNSRFQTACVGIAVARDADGDDWEMLPPLLTAVGVNDQTERPHFVFQDGKYYLFTISHTFTYADGVTGPDGVYGFVADSLFGPYVPLNGSGLVLGNPSSQPFQTYSHYVMPNGLVTSFIDSVPTDETGTQIRVGGTEAPTVGMKIKGLQTFVVAEYDYGYIPPMLDVTLK, encoded by the coding sequence ATGAAAACCAACACTGAAAAATTCGGTACAACCCCCCATCAACCCAGCCTTTGGACCCGCGCTGATGCGTTGAAAGTCCGGGCGGATGACCCCACCACCACCCAGCCGCTGGTCAGCGCCGATTTCCCGGTGCTGAACAACGACCTGTTCATCTGGGACACCATGCCCCTGCGTGATTTGGACGGTAACGTGACGTCCGTCGATGGCTGGTCGGTGATCTTCACGCTCACGGCCGATCGTCATCCAAACGACCCGCAGTACCTCGACGAGGACGGTAACTACGACATCCTCCGCGATTGGAACGATCGTCACGGTCGGGCAAAGATGTACTACTGGTTCTCTCGTACCGGCAAGAACTGGGAATTCGGTGGCCGCGTGATGGCCGAAGGGATTTCGCCGACCGCTCGCGAATGGGCCGGTACGCCGATCCTGTTGAACGACCGAGGTGAAGTGGACCTGTATTACACCGCCGTCACCCCAGGCGCGACCATCGTCAAGGTGCGCGGTCGGGTAGTGACCACCGAACACGGTGTCAGCATGGTCGGCTTCGAGAAGGTCAAGCCGCTGTTCGAGGCCGACGGCAATATGTACCAGACCGAAGCACAAAACGCTTTCTGGGGTTTCCGCGACCCATGGCCATTCCGCGACCCGAAAGACGGCAAGCTGTACATGCTGTTCGAGGGCAACGTGGCCGGTGAGCGCGGCTCGCACAAAGTAGGAGAAGCAGAAATCGGCGACGTGCCACCGGGTTATGAGGATGTCGGCAACTCGCGCTTCCAGACCGCCTGCGTCGGCATCGCCGTAGCCCGCGACGCCGACGGTGACGACTGGGAAATGTTGCCGCCACTGCTGACCGCCGTGGGCGTCAACGACCAGACCGAGCGCCCGCACTTCGTGTTCCAGGATGGCAAGTACTACCTGTTCACCATCAGCCATACCTTCACCTACGCCGACGGCGTGACCGGACCGGACGGCGTGTACGGCTTCGTCGCGGACTCGCTGTTCGGCCCCTACGTGCCGCTGAACGGTTCCGGCCTGGTACTGGGCAACCCGTCCTCCCAGCCATTCCAGACCTACTCGCACTATGTAATGCCAAACGGCCTGGTGACCTCCTTCATCGACAGCGTACCGACCGACGAAACCGGCACGCAGATTCGTGTGGGTGGCACTGAGGCGCCGACGGTGGGCATGAAGATAAAAGGGCTGCAGACGTTCGTGGTGGCGGAGTACGACTACGGTTACATCCCGCCGATGCTGGACGTCACGCTTAAGTAA
- a CDS encoding HNH endonuclease: MSSLPTSNQSNPPWSRDELVLALNLYLLYRNGLPGVNHPEVRALSQSLNLIGNATGASKNQSFRNTNGVYMKLNNFRRWDPSYTNTGRTGLAKGNKDEELVWLEFANNPEHLAAVVAAIKANVGTASTTPIDLSAEEEPGFFEAEEGKVLTRVHRVRERDKKLVKRKKDEALKKFGALQCEACGFNFSKTYGPDVEGVIDVHHTKPLHTLQPGDKTKLADLALLCANCHRVVHSRRKWLSVAEVKDRYQAAGNRA; the protein is encoded by the coding sequence ATGTCCTCTTTACCTACCAGTAATCAATCCAATCCGCCTTGGAGCCGTGACGAACTCGTCCTAGCCCTGAACCTGTACCTGCTGTACCGCAATGGCTTACCTGGCGTTAACCATCCGGAAGTCCGAGCCTTATCACAGAGCCTCAATCTCATTGGCAACGCCACCGGTGCGAGCAAGAACCAGAGCTTTCGTAACACCAATGGTGTTTACATGAAGCTCAACAATTTCCGTCGCTGGGATCCGAGCTACACCAACACCGGTCGTACAGGTCTTGCAAAAGGTAATAAGGACGAGGAGTTGGTATGGCTGGAATTCGCTAATAACCCCGAGCACCTCGCCGCAGTTGTGGCAGCCATTAAGGCAAACGTCGGCACTGCGTCCACTACGCCAATAGATTTAAGCGCGGAGGAAGAACCGGGCTTCTTCGAAGCAGAGGAAGGAAAAGTGTTAACCCGCGTACACCGTGTACGGGAAAGGGACAAAAAACTCGTCAAACGCAAAAAGGACGAAGCCCTAAAAAAATTCGGTGCTCTCCAGTGCGAAGCCTGTGGCTTCAACTTCAGCAAAACATACGGCCCGGACGTCGAGGGTGTTATCGATGTACACCACACTAAGCCACTGCATACGCTCCAACCTGGCGATAAAACCAAGCTCGCAGACCTGGCTTTACTATGTGCCAATTGCCATCGTGTGGTGCATTCCCGCCGTAAGTGGCTGAGTGTGGCCGAGGTCAAGGACCGCTACCAAGCAGCCGGAAATAGAGCCTGA
- a CDS encoding DUF6124 family protein, whose amino-acid sequence MAKITPNPPTADEHVSRAQSARNNKLDDAANRALDYYLKPTPKNETSDKPNTIFRIAPDVDSECLLANLSENLASANAMISDLAFDLEGSRRHVALGILQVIEVSELLANRALDIVEVR is encoded by the coding sequence ATGGCAAAAATTACACCGAACCCTCCGACTGCAGATGAGCATGTATCTCGCGCTCAGTCTGCTCGTAACAACAAGCTTGATGATGCTGCGAACCGGGCTTTGGATTACTACCTGAAGCCTACGCCAAAAAACGAAACGTCTGACAAACCCAACACCATCTTCCGTATCGCACCGGATGTTGATTCGGAATGTCTGCTTGCCAATCTCAGTGAAAACCTGGCTTCGGCCAATGCCATGATCAGTGATTTGGCGTTTGATCTTGAGGGATCGCGCCGGCATGTGGCGTTGGGGATTTTGCAGGTGATTGAGGTGAGTGAGCTGTTGGCGAATCGGGCTTTGGATATTGTTGAGGTGAGGTAA
- a CDS encoding DUF2075 domain-containing protein, with amino-acid sequence MIVYAATKQQFLKDNDNDDIEEVILRHFKEATGKKVGASEIRSWQGSLTYMAKVLRDDDLPSDAGLAIELHIPQSSKRIDFLLTGRDENQAKKAVLIELKQWSKASATNKDAIVKTAMGGGLVETIHPSYQVWSYAALLEGFNEAVYDKSIEIRPCAYLHNYVSDGVINSAHYEAHTSKAPLFLKGPEELTKLRSFLKKHITHGDNKEVLYELSNGKIRPSKALAEALGGLMKGKPEFVLIDDQKEIFESALVAASEASIAAPKVLIIEGGPGTGKTVLAINLLVRLTALKLLSKYVSKNAAPRKVYESKLVGTIKRSHFSNFFSGSGAFIETEPNTFDALIVDEAHRLNEKSGLYGNLGENQIKELINSAKCSVFFIDEDQRVTLNDIGSKQAIRTFAKSKSATVEEYTLSSQFRCSGSDGYLAWLDDVLAIRPTANPLLDTSEYEFKVFNTPQAMHAAIEQKNHGNKARVVAGYCWPWLSKKDSTASDIVIGDDYARQWNLDQDGSLWIIAENSIEQVGCIHTCQGLEVDYIGVIIGPDLIVRDGKVLTSPHKRDKHDKSIRGWKKLMKEQPDFAQRETDLIIKNTYRTLMTRGMKGCYLYCTDQETAQYFESRLAEYSND; translated from the coding sequence GTGATCGTTTACGCTGCGACCAAACAGCAATTCTTGAAAGACAACGATAACGACGACATTGAAGAAGTCATTCTCCGGCACTTCAAAGAGGCCACCGGCAAGAAAGTCGGCGCGTCAGAGATAAGATCATGGCAGGGATCCCTGACCTACATGGCCAAGGTGCTTCGAGATGATGACCTACCCAGCGATGCTGGTCTGGCCATTGAGTTGCATATCCCACAGTCCTCGAAACGTATCGATTTTTTGCTCACGGGGCGTGATGAGAACCAAGCAAAAAAAGCTGTATTGATCGAGCTGAAGCAATGGAGCAAGGCGAGCGCAACCAACAAGGACGCAATTGTCAAAACTGCCATGGGTGGTGGTCTCGTTGAAACCATTCACCCGTCCTACCAGGTATGGTCGTACGCAGCGCTATTGGAAGGTTTCAACGAAGCGGTCTATGACAAAAGCATCGAAATTCGCCCCTGTGCCTATCTTCATAACTATGTCAGCGATGGAGTCATCAATTCCGCTCACTACGAAGCACACACCAGTAAAGCTCCGTTGTTTCTCAAAGGCCCTGAGGAACTGACGAAACTACGAAGCTTTCTGAAAAAGCACATCACTCACGGCGACAACAAAGAGGTTCTTTACGAGCTTTCCAACGGGAAAATTCGGCCATCCAAAGCGTTAGCCGAGGCGCTTGGCGGGCTCATGAAAGGCAAACCAGAGTTCGTATTGATTGACGACCAGAAGGAAATCTTCGAGTCAGCGCTTGTTGCTGCAAGTGAAGCGTCCATAGCGGCGCCAAAGGTGCTGATCATTGAAGGCGGTCCAGGGACCGGGAAAACCGTTCTGGCGATCAACTTGCTGGTAAGACTCACCGCGTTAAAGCTGCTGAGCAAATACGTCTCGAAAAACGCAGCGCCACGCAAGGTGTATGAAAGCAAGCTCGTTGGTACGATCAAACGCAGCCATTTTTCCAATTTCTTTTCTGGCTCGGGTGCGTTTATCGAAACCGAGCCCAACACGTTCGACGCACTCATCGTTGACGAAGCTCACAGGCTCAACGAGAAAAGCGGTCTTTATGGAAATCTGGGCGAGAACCAAATCAAGGAATTGATCAACTCCGCGAAATGCTCGGTTTTTTTCATCGACGAAGACCAGCGCGTGACCTTGAACGACATTGGTAGCAAGCAGGCTATTCGTACCTTTGCGAAATCCAAAAGCGCAACCGTGGAGGAATACACACTGTCCTCTCAGTTCCGTTGCAGCGGCTCTGATGGTTATCTAGCGTGGTTGGATGACGTATTGGCTATTCGACCGACCGCCAATCCGCTACTCGATACTAGCGAGTACGAGTTCAAGGTGTTCAACACCCCTCAGGCGATGCACGCAGCCATTGAGCAGAAAAACCACGGAAACAAGGCTCGCGTTGTTGCGGGTTACTGCTGGCCTTGGCTCAGTAAGAAAGACTCCACGGCGTCCGATATCGTGATCGGCGATGACTACGCGCGCCAATGGAACCTGGATCAGGATGGCAGCCTGTGGATCATCGCGGAAAACTCCATTGAACAGGTCGGTTGCATTCATACCTGCCAAGGGCTGGAAGTTGACTATATAGGGGTGATCATCGGACCGGATTTGATCGTGCGTGACGGGAAAGTGCTGACATCGCCGCACAAGCGTGACAAGCACGATAAATCGATTCGTGGTTGGAAAAAACTGATGAAAGAGCAGCCTGATTTCGCCCAGAGAGAAACGGATCTGATCATCAAAAACACGTATCGGACACTGATGACCCGAGGGATGAAAGGGTGCTACCTGTACTGTACTGATCAGGAGACGGCCCAATACTTTGAGAGTCGGCTTGCCGAGTACAGCAACGACTGA
- a CDS encoding DNA methyltransferase translates to MNAVEIESAISELALQPFDMAEFPFAFLAAFGNKDTALKRLRAGNNNASDVSGGVLLRNNIHIAACEPGTVGETLKTLRASQATTKSKAKFILATDGETLEAEELVGGETITCAYSDFPNHFGFLLPLAGISTIKEIKDNPIDVRATSRLNKLYVELLKENPDWAKAERRADMNHFMARLVFCFFAEDTDIFSGDGLFTKTVEQYSERDGSNTAQVLSEMFRSMNIKLADRATAQRRLPSWANGFPYVNGGLFSGSTEVPSFTRMARTYLLHAGNLNWQKINPDIFGSMIQAVADDEERGSLGMHYTSVPNILKVLSPLFLDDLRAQLDAAGDNKAKLLNLRKRMARIRVFDPACGSGNFLVIAYKQMREIEAEINRRRDEANNRSEIPLTNFRGIELRDFPAEIARLALIIAEFQCDVLYRGQQDALAEFLPLNAQNWIVCGNALRLDWLSICPPTGTGVKVLADDLFGTPLNQSEIDFENDGGETYICGNPPYLGSTWQTDEQKADLEAIFSKYTKTWKTLDYVAGWFMKAADYGTYTNSITAFVTTNSICQGQQVSYLWPFIFNTGHEIAFAHTSFKWANLASHNAGVTVAIVGIARNAAKPRRLYSEGDEKQTVLREVDYINAYLVAGANVIVEAETNPLGVVSPMTNGNKPADGGHLILDLTEAETVRSSDAHAAQFVRPFVGSDEAINGKQRFCLWINDASVDLAQSIPAISARMDDVRVMRQASTKELTRRGARTPHAFQQVRQRGDETLMVVPRVSSENRPYLPVVLLSHGTIIGDRNFALYDAPLWNLAIIASRIHWVWIGTVCVRMRTDFSYSNTLGWNTFPVPRFTEQNKADLTRCAEDILLAREAHFPATIADLYDPENMPDNLRHAHEHNDEVLERIYIGRRFKNDTERLEKLFDLYTKMTAVAAKTAPKAKREVKS, encoded by the coding sequence ATGAACGCAGTAGAAATTGAATCCGCAATCTCGGAGCTGGCCCTCCAACCCTTCGACATGGCGGAGTTTCCGTTCGCTTTTCTGGCCGCGTTCGGCAACAAGGATACGGCTCTCAAGCGACTGCGAGCAGGCAACAACAACGCATCGGATGTGTCCGGTGGCGTACTACTGCGCAACAACATCCATATTGCGGCATGCGAACCCGGCACTGTCGGCGAAACTCTCAAAACGTTGCGCGCCAGCCAGGCCACTACAAAAAGCAAAGCCAAGTTTATTCTCGCTACCGATGGCGAAACCCTTGAGGCAGAAGAGCTGGTGGGTGGCGAGACCATCACCTGCGCCTATTCGGACTTCCCCAACCACTTCGGCTTTCTTTTGCCTCTGGCCGGGATCTCCACCATTAAGGAGATCAAAGACAACCCTATCGACGTGCGCGCCACTAGTCGCCTGAACAAGCTATACGTCGAACTGCTCAAGGAGAACCCGGACTGGGCCAAGGCCGAGCGCCGTGCCGACATGAACCACTTTATGGCGAGGCTGGTGTTCTGCTTTTTCGCTGAAGACACCGATATCTTCAGTGGTGACGGCCTATTCACCAAAACGGTGGAGCAGTACAGCGAGCGCGACGGCTCCAACACCGCTCAGGTGCTGTCGGAAATGTTCCGCTCGATGAATATTAAACTGGCCGACCGCGCCACTGCTCAGCGGCGCTTGCCCAGCTGGGCCAACGGCTTCCCCTATGTGAACGGCGGCCTGTTCTCCGGTAGCACTGAAGTGCCGAGCTTCACGCGCATGGCGCGTACTTACCTGCTGCACGCTGGAAACCTGAACTGGCAAAAGATCAATCCAGACATATTTGGCAGCATGATCCAAGCCGTGGCCGACGATGAGGAGCGAGGCTCACTAGGCATGCACTACACCAGCGTGCCCAACATCCTCAAGGTGCTGAGTCCGCTGTTCCTTGATGACTTGCGCGCGCAACTCGACGCGGCGGGAGACAACAAAGCCAAGCTGCTCAACCTCCGCAAACGTATGGCGCGTATCCGCGTTTTTGATCCAGCCTGCGGCTCTGGGAACTTCCTAGTCATCGCCTATAAGCAGATGCGTGAAATTGAGGCGGAGATCAATCGCCGTCGAGACGAGGCCAACAACAGGTCTGAGATCCCGCTGACCAACTTTCGCGGTATAGAGTTGCGCGACTTTCCGGCAGAGATTGCCCGCTTAGCATTGATCATTGCCGAGTTCCAGTGCGACGTGCTTTATCGTGGCCAGCAGGATGCTCTGGCAGAGTTTTTGCCTCTGAATGCGCAGAATTGGATCGTCTGCGGCAACGCGCTTCGACTGGATTGGCTGAGCATCTGTCCGCCAACGGGCACGGGCGTGAAGGTGCTCGCAGATGATTTATTCGGCACGCCACTGAATCAGAGTGAAATTGACTTCGAGAACGACGGCGGTGAGACGTATATCTGTGGCAACCCGCCATATTTGGGTTCGACTTGGCAAACCGACGAGCAAAAAGCCGACTTGGAGGCCATCTTTAGCAAGTACACAAAGACGTGGAAAACGCTGGATTATGTTGCAGGTTGGTTTATGAAAGCCGCTGACTATGGCACATACACCAACTCGATCACCGCTTTTGTTACCACCAACAGTATTTGTCAAGGGCAGCAGGTTTCGTATCTATGGCCATTCATTTTTAACACGGGGCACGAGATAGCCTTTGCGCACACTTCATTCAAATGGGCGAATCTCGCCAGTCACAATGCAGGTGTGACGGTCGCTATCGTGGGCATTGCGCGGAATGCCGCAAAGCCACGTCGCCTGTACAGTGAAGGTGATGAGAAGCAGACAGTGTTGCGCGAGGTCGATTACATCAATGCATATTTGGTGGCAGGCGCAAACGTCATAGTCGAAGCCGAGACAAACCCGCTTGGTGTTGTTTCACCTATGACCAACGGCAATAAGCCTGCTGATGGTGGACATCTGATTTTGGATTTGACCGAGGCAGAGACCGTTCGCTCATCTGATGCTCATGCTGCGCAGTTCGTTCGACCCTTCGTCGGCTCTGATGAAGCCATCAATGGAAAACAGCGCTTCTGCCTGTGGATTAATGATGCAAGCGTTGATCTTGCCCAATCAATTCCGGCCATCTCCGCTCGCATGGACGATGTGCGTGTGATGCGCCAAGCAAGCACGAAAGAATTAACCCGCAGAGGAGCTCGCACGCCACACGCCTTTCAACAAGTCAGACAGAGAGGCGATGAAACTCTCATGGTAGTGCCTCGCGTGTCTTCAGAAAACCGACCCTACCTGCCTGTTGTGCTGCTTTCGCATGGGACCATCATCGGCGACCGGAACTTTGCCCTCTACGATGCGCCCCTCTGGAACCTAGCCATCATCGCCTCGCGTATCCACTGGGTCTGGATTGGCACTGTCTGCGTGCGGATGCGCACCGATTTTTCGTACTCCAATACCCTCGGTTGGAATACCTTCCCGGTCCCCCGGTTCACCGAGCAAAATAAAGCCGACCTGACCCGTTGTGCAGAAGATATTTTGCTGGCCCGCGAAGCTCACTTCCCCGCCACCATCGCCGACCTGTACGACCCGGAGAATATGCCGGACAACCTGCGCCACGCCCACGAGCACAACGATGAAGTACTGGAGCGCATCTATATCGGTCGTCGTTTCAAAAACGACACTGAGCGACTGGAAAAACTGTTTGACCTCTACACCAAGATGACGGCAGTTGCGGCTAAAACCGCACCCAAAGCAAAAAGGGAAGTGAAATCGTGA
- a CDS encoding nucleotide pyrophosphohydrolase encodes MSTADGTPKQLIDVANLEASLQRFADDRDWQQFHSPKNLLLALTGEVGELCEVFQWMSEADSVAAAKHPSTAQAVKDELADVFMYLVRLSSVLGVDLNEAVTSKLALNDQKYPVDKAKSTSKKYDQL; translated from the coding sequence GTGAGCACGGCAGATGGCACACCCAAACAACTAATCGACGTGGCAAATCTTGAAGCGTCGCTCCAACGCTTTGCAGACGACCGCGACTGGCAGCAATTCCACTCGCCCAAAAACCTTCTGCTCGCGCTGACAGGCGAGGTGGGTGAGCTATGCGAAGTTTTCCAATGGATGAGCGAAGCCGACTCAGTGGCTGCTGCGAAGCATCCCTCGACCGCCCAAGCAGTGAAGGACGAGCTAGCCGACGTATTCATGTACTTGGTCCGCCTGAGCAGCGTGCTCGGTGTCGATCTCAACGAAGCGGTCACGAGCAAACTTGCTCTGAATGACCAGAAATACCCCGTCGACAAAGCTAAAAGCACCAGCAAAAAGTACGACCAACTCTGA
- a CDS encoding homoserine dehydrogenase has protein sequence MTEYKLALVGFGGVNRALAQLIAERNQQWKTELGFTLKIVGVTDLFLGSVMNRHGLDAASLARLPAAKGAMAQLPGGTVDALNEAVIKECGADIIAEATFTNPVDGEPATSFCRWALERGKHVVTTNKGPIALHGAELKALAQRNNVAFEYEGSVMSGTPVIRLAKQALAGSSITGFEGILNGTSNFVLTCMEGGLGFAEAVSQAQALGYAEADPTADVEGHDVRLKVVILANELLDAKLTVNDVTCSGISSLSLDDIDKARQDGARWKLIGAATRNADGAISASVEPRLLSNDHPLASISGATNAVSFTSELLGAVTVSGPGAGRTETAFALLSDIIHIHQSATRKQEHNL, from the coding sequence ATGACTGAATACAAACTGGCGCTGGTCGGCTTCGGCGGTGTGAACCGGGCATTGGCTCAACTGATTGCCGAGCGCAACCAGCAGTGGAAAACCGAACTCGGCTTCACCCTGAAAATCGTCGGCGTGACCGACCTGTTCCTCGGTTCGGTGATGAACCGCCACGGCCTCGACGCCGCATCGCTCGCCCGGTTGCCCGCCGCCAAAGGCGCCATGGCACAACTGCCCGGCGGCACCGTCGATGCCCTCAACGAAGCGGTGATCAAGGAATGCGGCGCCGACATCATCGCCGAAGCCACCTTCACCAACCCGGTGGATGGCGAGCCCGCCACCTCGTTCTGCCGCTGGGCCCTGGAGCGCGGCAAACACGTGGTCACCACCAACAAAGGCCCCATCGCCCTGCACGGCGCCGAACTCAAAGCCCTGGCCCAGCGCAACAACGTCGCCTTCGAATACGAAGGCTCAGTGATGAGCGGCACCCCCGTCATTCGCCTCGCCAAGCAGGCCCTGGCCGGCAGCTCGATCACCGGTTTCGAAGGCATCCTCAACGGCACCTCCAACTTCGTCCTCACCTGCATGGAAGGCGGCCTTGGGTTCGCCGAAGCCGTCAGCCAGGCCCAAGCCCTGGGCTACGCCGAAGCCGATCCGACGGCAGACGTCGAAGGCCACGACGTGCGCCTCAAAGTGGTGATCCTCGCCAACGAACTTCTGGACGCCAAACTCACCGTCAACGACGTCACCTGCAGCGGCATCTCCTCCCTCAGCCTCGACGACATCGACAAAGCTCGCCAGGACGGCGCCCGCTGGAAGCTGATCGGCGCCGCCACCCGCAATGCCGACGGCGCCATCAGCGCCAGCGTCGAACCGCGCCTGCTGAGCAACGACCACCCACTGGCGAGCATCAGCGGCGCCACCAACGCTGTGTCGTTCACCTCCGAACTGCTTGGCGCCGTCACCGTCTCGGGACCCGGCGCAGGCCGCACCGAAACCGCCTTCGCACTGCTATCGGACATCATCCACATCCACCAATCGGCAACCCGCAAACAGGAGCACAACCTGTGA
- a CDS encoding aldehyde dehydrogenase family protein: protein MNVSRLALAVVEPHIEVLNPFDGSIVGTVADVCASEVPHLLETGRSGVKACAALPRHRRASILEHAALNIERDAKAFARLIVDEAGKTLKQAEKEVKRCVNTLKLSAEEAKRNAGEIVPFDAYEGAASRQGWFTREALGLIVAITPYNDPLNLVAHKLGPAIAGGNAVILKPSELAPLSALKLVSYLVAAGLPETVVTVATGGAELGKALVAAREVRMISFTGGFVTGEQIARTAGLKKLAMDLGGNAPVIVMSDCNLDAAVDSCVSGAFWAAGQNCIGTQRLLIHAPIYEAFRERFVNQAQALVVGNPLLAGTDIGPMITQQAAQNAEQVVNEALQQGATLLCGHRRQGTCYAATVLENVDHSSRLWCNEVFAPVVVLQPFDTFDEAIALANEPEYALHAGIFTNDLSTAMSAARRIEAGGVMINDSSDFRFDAMPFGGSKYGSLGREGVRFAYEEMTQPKVVCLNALG, encoded by the coding sequence GTGAACGTATCGCGCCTGGCCCTGGCGGTCGTCGAACCGCACATCGAAGTCCTCAACCCGTTTGACGGCAGCATCGTCGGCACCGTCGCCGACGTGTGCGCCTCAGAAGTCCCACACCTGCTCGAGACCGGTCGCAGCGGCGTGAAAGCCTGCGCCGCACTGCCGCGCCATCGCCGCGCAAGCATCCTCGAACACGCCGCACTGAACATCGAACGCGACGCCAAAGCCTTCGCCCGGCTGATCGTCGACGAAGCCGGCAAGACCCTCAAACAGGCGGAAAAAGAAGTCAAACGCTGCGTCAACACCCTCAAGCTCTCCGCCGAAGAGGCCAAGCGCAACGCCGGTGAAATCGTACCCTTCGACGCCTACGAAGGCGCCGCATCGCGCCAGGGCTGGTTCACCCGCGAAGCCCTGGGCCTGATCGTCGCCATCACCCCCTACAACGACCCGTTGAACCTGGTCGCCCACAAACTCGGCCCCGCCATCGCCGGCGGCAACGCGGTGATCCTCAAACCGTCCGAGCTGGCGCCGCTGTCGGCCCTAAAACTGGTCTCCTACCTGGTCGCCGCCGGCCTGCCCGAAACCGTGGTCACCGTCGCCACCGGCGGCGCCGAACTGGGCAAAGCCCTGGTCGCCGCTCGCGAGGTGCGCATGATCTCCTTCACCGGCGGCTTCGTCACCGGCGAACAAATTGCCCGCACCGCCGGCCTGAAAAAACTCGCCATGGACCTGGGCGGCAACGCCCCCGTCATCGTCATGAGCGACTGCAACCTCGACGCCGCCGTCGACAGCTGCGTCTCCGGCGCCTTCTGGGCCGCCGGGCAAAACTGCATCGGCACCCAACGCCTGCTCATCCACGCCCCCATCTACGAGGCCTTTCGCGAACGCTTCGTCAACCAGGCCCAAGCCCTCGTCGTTGGCAACCCACTGCTCGCCGGCACCGACATCGGCCCGATGATCACCCAACAAGCCGCGCAAAACGCCGAGCAAGTGGTCAACGAAGCCCTGCAACAAGGCGCCACCTTACTCTGCGGCCACCGTCGTCAAGGCACCTGCTACGCGGCTACCGTGCTGGAAAATGTCGATCATTCCAGCCGACTCTGGTGCAACGAAGTCTTCGCGCCGGTGGTGGTGTTGCAGCCGTTTGATACGTTTGATGAAGCGATTGCGTTAGCTAACGAACCTGAATACGCGCTGCATGCCGGGATTTTCACTAATGATCTGTCCACGGCCATGAGCGCCGCGCGGCGGATCGAGGCGGGTGGGGTGATGATCAATGATTCGTCGGATTTCCGCTTCGATGCGATGCCGTTTGGCGGGTCGAAATACGGGAGTCTGGGCAGGGAAGGGGTGCGGTTTGCGTATGAGGAAATGACCCAGCCGAAGGTGGTTTGTTTGAATGCGTTGGGGTAA